In Salvelinus alpinus chromosome 20, SLU_Salpinus.1, whole genome shotgun sequence, a genomic segment contains:
- the mapk7 gene encoding mitogen-activated protein kinase 7 encodes MSSKEGGGGETAESGAMATQSSMAVNNGRDNNQKNHHDEVGRLHAEPSNETGSTADTSTAAKNLALLKAHSLDVNFEVGEEYDVIETIGTGAYGVVSSARRRDNGQQVAIKKIPNAFEVVQNAKRTLRELKILKHFKHDNIIAIKDILQPSLPHFKSVYVVLDLMESDLHQIIHSRQPLTPEHTRYFLYQLLRGLKYVHSANVIHRDLKPSNLLVNENCELKIGDFGMARGLSSHPEESHSFMTEYVATRWYRAPELMLSLHHYSLAIDLWSVGCIFAEMLGRKQLFPGKHYVHQLQLILSVLGTPPEGVIGAIGADRVRSYVRSLPSHAPVPLTKLYPQAEPAALDLLATMLRFDPRERIDVSQALEHPYLSKYHDQDDEPICVPAFDFEFDKAPMSREQIKEAILVEIQDFHRRKQNNRQRIQFRPLQRQGGGDQRSAQTSTVNLTNNSLASMSRPTPMQPQPVSKSQANQHHITKGGNQTFANQLPSFSKQAPPLLEVTPSQCLTHTLPPLTQTESCQDVDMPSANSDSGQPEIIDLITPVSSQGTSPSEALRESSKVEELVPTSQGGPLTQVTQSQPMSQGQAASSVSSTLAHDTMAPLPNSVPSLMLSQAQAQSLSQSLTQSLSKGPRGTAGAGEGTRKDGAISEDTKAALKEALRKSALRNKARDGGPTALSMDTGGAGLICSLTSSLSLPELRRPVTAQERQREREEKRRRRQERAKERERKMKEKERREGDSLGGVLLSDNDKSLLERWKRMMDSRADKSQTPDVDAAKTKGCKVSSHLSGKSSEKTQAAMAVNHTKSDKDAGEIQTHKQTVPQIEPNLSGMFQPLNTQGSLPFSLGQTKGEEMGRVAVSGGMDMVDGASCGLAKNNTLKPTQGEYEGPRIFNCLGNWAGQQVGAGTSQQQQLPLNRSPQACQTSFPQPQPHPVGTFLTKAPALPSSETNGNMRTGGGQNNINSHPNSVTSGAGPMEKLCSALREKPGSHMQSPLCGALGALSLPQPSLGFTDTGQPGHAVAPDIHTVTLQLSKSQVEDVLPPVFSVTPKGSGAGYGVGFDLDDLFNQSLTDLQHADLRDSYNDSGPLSASLLSDWLEVHRMTPADLESLQQELQLGSPMILSDSIPSDT; translated from the exons ATGTCATccaaggagggggggggaggcgAAACTGCTGAATCCGGGGCTATGGCAacacagagttcaatggctgtcaATAATGGCAGGGACAACAACCAGAAGAACCATCATGATGAAGTAGGGAGGTTGCACGCGGAACCAAGCAACGAAACAGGCAGTACAGCAGACACCAGCACAGCAGCCAAGAACTTGGCTTTGCTCAAAGCCCACTCCCTGGATGTGAATTTTGAGGTTGGCGAGGAGTATGACGTCATAGAGACCATCGGCACAGGGGCCTATGGCGTCGTGTCCTCCGCCAGGAGGCGGGACAATG GTCAACAAGTGGCAATTAAGAAGATTCCCAATGCTTTTGAGGTCGTGCAAAACGCTAAGCGTACATTACGAGAGCTGAAGATTCTCAAGCATTTCAAACATGACAACATTATCGCCATCAAAGACATCCTCCAGCCTAGCCTCCCTCACTTCAAGTCTGT ATATGTGGTTCTGGACCTGATGGAGAGTGATCTCCACCAGATCATCCACTCCCGGCAGCCGCTGACTCCAGAGCACACACGCTACTTCCTGTACCAGCTCCTCCGCGGTCTCAAGTACGTGCACTCGGCCAATGTCATCCACCGCGACCTCAAGCCCTCCAACCTGCTGGTCAACGAGAACTGCGAGCTGAAGATCGGTGACTTTGGCATGGCCCGGGGCCTTAGCTCACACCCCGAGGAGTCCCACTCCTTCATGACCGAGTACGTGGCCACACGCTGGTACCGCGCCCCTGAACTAATGCTCTCGCTGCACCACTACAGCCTGGCCATCGACCTGTGGTCCGTGGGCTGCATCTTTGCCGAGATGCTGGGCCGCAAGCAGCTGTTTCCCGGGAAGCACTATGTCCACCAGCTGCAGCTTATCCTGTCTGTGTTGGGCACACCGCCAGAGGGTGTGATCGGGGCCATCGGGGCCGATCGGGTGCGCTCCTACGTGCGGAGCCTGCCGTCGCACGCACCTGTGCCCTTGACCAAGTTGTACCCGCAGGCCGAGCCTGCTGCCCTGGACCTGCTGGCCACCATGCTGCGCTTCGATCCTCGCGAGCGGATTGATGTGAGCCAGGCACTGGAGCACCCCTACCTGTCCAAGTACCACGACCAGGACGATGAGCCCATCTGCGTGCCCGCCTTCGACTTTGAGTTCGACAAGGCGCCCATGAGCCGGGAGCAGATCAAAGAGGCCATCCTGGTGGAGATCCAGGACTTCCACCGGCGGAAGCAGAACAACCGGCAGAGGATCCAGTTCAGGCCCTTACAGAGGCAGGGTGGTGGTGACCAACGGTCTGCTCAAACCTCTACCGTCAACCTGACCAATAACTCATTGGCTTCCATGTCACGACCGACACCGATGCAGCCGCAACCAGTGTCAAAGAGTCAAGCCAATCAGCATCATATAACAAAGGGAGGGAACCAAACTTTCGCCAATCAGTTGCCGTCCTTTAGTAAACAGGCCCCACCCCTTTTAGAGGTGACCCCATCCCAATGTCTGACCCACACGTTGCCTCCCCTGACCCAGACAGAGAGTTGCCAGGACGTGGATATGCCCAGCGCCAACTCGGACAGCGGGCAGCCTGAGATCATAGACCTGATCACGCCAGTCTCTTCCCAGGGCACCTCACCGTCTGAAGCTCTGAGGGAAAGCTCGAAGGTGGAGGAGCTAGTACCCACCAGCCAGGGGGGACCTCTGACCCAAGTCACCCAGAGTCAGCCAATGTCTCAGGGCCAGGCTGCGTCTTCCGTGTCCTCCACTTTAGCGCACGACACCATGGCCCCTCTGCCCAACTCTGTGCCTTCTCTCATGCTCTCCCAGGCCCAAGCTCAGTCGCTTTCGCAGTCCCTCACTCAGTCCTTGTCCAAGGGGCCGAGGGGAACAGCGGGGGCAGGGGAAGGGACCAGGAAAGATGGAGCCATTTCGGAGGACACCAAAGCAGCGCTCAAGGAGGCCTTGCGGAAGTCGGCTCTCAGAAACAAAGCCAGAG ATGGAGGTCCTACAGCGCTGAGCATGGATACAGGTGGAGCAGGTCTGATATGCTCACtaacttcctccctctctcttccggaGCTACGGAGGCCCGTCACAGCCCAGGAGCGCcaaagagaaagggaggagaagaggaggaggaggcaggagcGAGCTAAGGAGCGGGAGAGGAAgatgaaagagaaggagagaagagaaggggactCATTGGGTGGGGTTCTCCTGAGCGACAACGACAAGAGCTTATTGGAACGCTGGAAGAGGATGATGGACAGCCGTGCAGACAAATCACAGACCCCCGATGTCGACGCAGCCAAAACTAAGGGCTGCAAAGTAAGTTCCCACCTCAGCGGGAAGTCGAGCGAAAAGACCCAGGCGGCAATGGCTGTAAACCACACCAAATCGGATAAGGATGCAGGGGAGATTCAGACTCACAAACAGACGGTACCCCAAATAGAGCCCAATCTGTCAGGCATGTTCCAGCCACTAAATACCCAGGGCTCACTGCCTTTCTCTCTGGGCCAGACaaagggagaggagatggggcgTGTGGCTGTGAGTGGAGGGATGGACATGGTGGATGGAGCCTCCTGTGGCTTAGCTAAAAACAACACGCTAAAACCAACGCAGGGTGAGTACGAAGGGCCAAGGATCTTCAACTGTCTGGGGAATTGGGCCGGGCAGCAGGTAGGGGCCGGGACTTCCCAGCAACAGCAGCTACCCCTTAACAGATCACCCCAAGCCTGCCAGACAAGCTTCCCTCAGCCTCAGCCGCACCCCGTGGGGACTTTCTTGACGAAAGCCCCAGCACTACCATCGAGCGAAACCAATGGCAACATGAGAACAGGGGGTGGTCAGAACAACATCAACTCTCACCCTAACTCAGTCACTAGTGGTGCCGGGCCCATGGAGAAGCTGTGCTCGGCTCTGAGAGAGAAGCCCGGGTCCCACATGCAGAGCCCTCTCTGCGGGGCCTTAGGGGCCCTGTCCCTTCCTCAGCCCAGCTTAGGGTTCACAGACACCGGACAGCCGGGGCACGCTGTGGCCCCTGACATCCACACGGTCACACTGCAGCTCTCAAAGTCACAG GTGGAAGATGTGCTGCCTCCGGTGTTCTCTGTCACGCCTAAGGGCAGTGGGGCAGGGTACGGAGTGGGCTTTGACCTGGATGACCTCTTCAACCAGTCTCTCACTGACCTCCAGCACGCAGACCTCAGAGACAG TTACAATGACTCAGGCCCCCTCTCAGCCTccctgctctctgattggctggaGGTGCACCGCATGACTCCGGCTGACCTGGAATCGCTACAGCAGGAACTACAGCTAGGATCTCCCATGATCCTCTCTGACTCCATCCCCTCTGACACCTGA